A single region of the Cucumis melo cultivar AY chromosome 3, USDA_Cmelo_AY_1.0, whole genome shotgun sequence genome encodes:
- the LOC103485686 gene encoding uncharacterized protein LOC103485686, with protein sequence MKLTWKNKANSKKRSLAPISSRSNLPFEVPGEVGEDDAANPLDKEVTAQPVDQSEGEASDRSFSDLKRLAESFQAQGDTLAESGKFREALGKWETALTLMPENAILHEQKAQVLLEVGEAWGALKAATRATDLDPSWAEAWITLGRAQLNFGEPDSAIESFDKALAIKPDSGDAQDDRQTAMRLIKRRKQLHSSGLSSSNNRYLVGEKLSNADGT encoded by the exons ATGAAGCTCACATGGAAGAACAAGGCCAATAGTAAGAAGCGATCTCTCGCACCAATTTCAAGCCGTTCAAATCTTCCTTTTGAGGTACCTGGCGAAGTGGGGGAAGACGATGCGGCTAATCCCCTAGATAAAGAAGTAACCGCCCAGCCGGTAGACCAGAGTGAGGGTGAAGCTTCAGACCGTTCGTTTTCAGACCTCAAACGTCTCGCTGAATCATTTCAAGCTCAAGGCGATACGCTTGCTGAG agTGGGAAATTCCGGGAAGCTCTGGGAAAATGGGAGACTGCTCTTACTTTGATGCCCGAAAATGCAATTTTACATGAGCAGAAGGCACAAGTTTTACTGGAGGTTGGGGAAGCTTGGGGTGCTTTGAAGGCTGCAACCA GAGCTACCGACTTAGATCCATCATGGGCTGAG GCGTGGATCACTCTTGGTAGAGCACAGTTAAACTTTGGTGAACCTGATAGTGCTATAGAAAGCTTTGACAAAGCACTGGCCATTAAG CCTGATTCTGGGGATGCTCAAGATGATCGACAAACTGCAATGCGTCTTATAAAGCGGCGAAAACAGCTCCATTCATCTGGGTTGAGCAGTTCTAACAATCGTTATTTGGTGGGAGAGAAGTTGAGCAATGCTGATGGTACATGA